Proteins encoded within one genomic window of Rossellomorea vietnamensis:
- a CDS encoding OsmC family protein: MEYNMQEGGFYSDLGFGKLEVSGNEEYGFRPFQLLVSSVAVCSGGVLRKVLEKMRIQFDDIHIKADVTRNEDEANRVEAISLHFTIRGTDLDEAKIEKAMTLTRKNCSMVQSVQDSIKIEETFELVG; the protein is encoded by the coding sequence ATGGAATATAACATGCAAGAAGGCGGATTTTACAGTGATTTAGGGTTTGGGAAGCTGGAGGTATCGGGTAACGAAGAGTATGGTTTCCGACCATTTCAATTATTAGTGTCATCAGTTGCCGTATGCAGCGGTGGCGTACTGCGCAAAGTACTGGAAAAAATGCGCATCCAATTTGATGACATCCACATCAAAGCCGACGTCACCCGCAACGAAGACGAAGCCAACCGCGTCGAAGCCATTTCCCTCCACTTTACGATCCGAGGGACGGACCTTGATGAAGCTAAGATCGAGAAAGCCATGACGCTCACACGCAAGAACTGCTCCATGGTGCAATCCGTGCAGGACAGCATCAAGATTGAAGAAACGTTCGAGTTGGTTGGGTAA
- a CDS encoding MFS transporter, which produces MNQTLAFRFRVLVGIVAISGFSQGMLLPLIAIIFEQDGLSSSLNGLNATALYIGILLASPLMERPLQKIGYKPMIIIGGIVVAVSLLLFPVWKSFWFWFALRLLIGIGDHMLHFATQTWITSFSPKEHRGRNISIYGVSFGIGFAVGPMMTQLITIHQALPFIISSLLSLTVWMFVFRLQNEFPEEQNIGSASFLGSFHRFGKVLQYAWIALLPPLGYGFLEASLNGNFPVFALRNGLSIEAVAILLPAFAVGSIISQVPLGILSDKYGRQNVLLIVMMIGFLCFSAAGIVSESTVGLFICFTLAGMAVGSTFSLGISYMTDLLPKELLPAGNIMCGIFFSFGSMIGPFIGGITIDWFKGSSFFYLIACMMLMIFVSLLVFSLQNRRGEITQNN; this is translated from the coding sequence ATGAATCAAACATTAGCCTTCCGTTTCAGGGTACTTGTCGGGATCGTCGCCATTTCCGGTTTCTCACAGGGAATGCTCCTTCCCCTCATCGCCATCATTTTCGAACAGGATGGACTTTCCTCCTCCCTGAACGGGTTGAACGCAACGGCCCTCTATATCGGAATCCTGCTCGCCTCGCCATTAATGGAACGACCACTGCAGAAAATCGGCTATAAACCGATGATCATCATCGGCGGGATCGTCGTCGCCGTCTCGCTCTTACTGTTCCCGGTCTGGAAATCCTTCTGGTTCTGGTTCGCCCTTCGCCTTCTCATCGGGATCGGGGATCACATGCTCCACTTCGCGACCCAGACATGGATCACGTCGTTTTCGCCGAAAGAACACCGGGGACGCAACATTTCCATTTACGGGGTATCCTTTGGGATCGGATTCGCCGTCGGACCGATGATGACGCAGCTCATCACGATCCATCAAGCCTTACCGTTCATCATTTCTTCCTTATTAAGCCTGACGGTATGGATGTTCGTGTTTCGCTTGCAAAATGAATTTCCCGAAGAGCAGAACATCGGCAGCGCCTCGTTTCTCGGATCATTCCACCGTTTCGGAAAGGTCCTTCAATATGCATGGATCGCCTTGCTGCCGCCTCTCGGATATGGCTTCCTGGAAGCTTCATTAAATGGGAACTTCCCTGTTTTCGCCCTGCGAAACGGTCTTTCCATCGAAGCCGTCGCCATCCTCCTCCCTGCGTTTGCAGTGGGTAGCATCATCTCACAGGTGCCCCTTGGCATCCTGAGCGACAAATACGGCAGACAGAATGTCCTCCTCATCGTCATGATGATCGGCTTCCTCTGTTTCTCGGCTGCTGGAATCGTTTCTGAGTCCACGGTCGGACTGTTTATTTGCTTCACGTTAGCCGGTATGGCTGTCGGTTCGACTTTTTCACTCGGCATCAGTTACATGACGGACCTCCTGCCAAAGGAATTACTTCCTGCCGGAAACATCATGTGCGGGATCTTCTTCAGCTTCGGAAGCATGATCGGGCCATTCATCGGCGGTATCACCATCGACTGGTTCAAAGGATCAAGCTTCTTCTATTTGATCGCCTGCATGATGCTGATGATTTTTGTGAGTCTCCTTGTCTTTTCCCTTCAAAATCGGCGTGGAGAAATAACCCAGAATAACTAG
- a CDS encoding heavy metal translocating P-type ATPase — MSSQSKALSMGSPKDNMHFIEKIKPHAELIAALISGVFILLGWLTSNDDSSMSIIFYLLAFAIGGFAKAKEGIEETIENKELNVEMLMIFAAVGSAIIGYWTEGAILIFIFAVSGALETYTMNKSQKEISALMQLQPEEAWLVTGSGEKKVNVSSLEIGDHILIKPGERVPTDGVVVKGTTSIDEAAISGEAVPVTKGQRDEVFAGTVNINGAITVEMTKPSSETLFQKIIDLVQSAQSEKSPSQQFIERFEGTYVKIVLAVVFLMMFLPHFILGWSWTETFYRAMVLLVVASPCALVAAIMPASLSAISNGARHGILFKGGAHLENLSNIKAIAFDKTGTLTKGKPVVTDILIRDDMNERDVLSAVASIENQSNHPLAQAIVGHATREFNVQLFQPDSLEDVSGWGVKALVDGSEWKIGKADFVDKRLAEQFMNGAYGRIASEGKTTVFVAKENEIVALIALKDVVRNETIEALKLLEKEGVQTIMLTGDNEKTARAIAEEAGVASFIAECLPETKVDELKKLKDQFGTVGMVGDGINDAPALATANVGIAMGEGTDVALETADVVLMKNDLTRIAEAIKLSKKMKRIVQQNVVFSIAVIMLLIASNFLQILDLPYGVIGHEGSTILVILNGLRLLK, encoded by the coding sequence ATGAGCTCACAATCCAAAGCACTATCCATGGGGTCACCGAAAGATAATATGCACTTCATTGAAAAAATTAAGCCTCACGCCGAATTGATCGCTGCCCTCATCAGCGGTGTGTTCATACTACTTGGATGGCTGACATCAAATGATGACTCAAGCATGAGCATCATCTTCTACCTCCTTGCTTTTGCCATCGGCGGTTTTGCGAAAGCGAAAGAAGGAATCGAAGAAACCATCGAAAACAAAGAATTGAATGTTGAAATGCTGATGATCTTTGCCGCTGTCGGATCTGCCATCATCGGGTACTGGACGGAAGGGGCGATCCTGATCTTCATCTTCGCCGTCAGCGGAGCCCTTGAAACCTATACGATGAACAAAAGTCAGAAGGAAATCTCCGCCCTCATGCAGCTTCAACCGGAAGAAGCATGGCTTGTCACAGGTTCAGGCGAAAAGAAAGTCAATGTTTCTAGCCTCGAAATCGGCGATCACATCCTGATCAAACCGGGTGAACGGGTACCGACGGACGGTGTGGTCGTAAAAGGAACAACGTCCATCGATGAAGCAGCGATTTCCGGTGAAGCCGTCCCTGTCACAAAAGGTCAAAGAGATGAAGTGTTCGCGGGAACGGTCAACATCAACGGTGCCATCACGGTTGAAATGACCAAACCAAGCAGCGAAACCCTTTTCCAAAAAATCATTGACCTGGTTCAATCGGCGCAAAGCGAAAAATCGCCTTCACAGCAGTTCATCGAACGCTTCGAAGGGACCTATGTAAAAATCGTCCTCGCCGTCGTGTTCCTGATGATGTTCCTCCCTCACTTCATCCTCGGATGGAGCTGGACGGAAACATTCTACCGTGCCATGGTCCTCCTAGTGGTCGCATCCCCGTGTGCCCTGGTCGCAGCCATCATGCCGGCCAGTCTTTCGGCGATCTCTAACGGTGCCCGCCACGGGATCCTTTTCAAAGGCGGCGCCCACCTGGAGAACTTGAGTAACATCAAGGCGATTGCCTTTGATAAAACAGGGACCTTGACAAAAGGGAAACCCGTCGTGACGGATATCCTGATTCGTGATGATATGAATGAACGTGACGTATTAAGCGCAGTCGCTTCCATAGAGAATCAGTCGAACCATCCACTCGCCCAGGCCATCGTCGGTCACGCAACCCGCGAGTTCAACGTACAACTATTCCAGCCAGATTCACTGGAAGATGTATCCGGATGGGGAGTCAAAGCTCTTGTGGACGGGTCCGAATGGAAAATCGGGAAAGCCGACTTTGTGGATAAACGGTTGGCAGAACAGTTTATGAACGGAGCATACGGAAGAATCGCCTCTGAAGGAAAGACGACCGTATTTGTGGCAAAAGAAAATGAAATCGTCGCATTGATCGCCCTGAAAGACGTCGTCCGGAATGAAACCATCGAAGCACTGAAGCTTCTGGAAAAAGAAGGCGTCCAGACCATCATGCTGACAGGGGACAATGAAAAAACAGCCCGTGCCATCGCAGAAGAAGCGGGCGTCGCTTCCTTCATTGCCGAATGCCTGCCGGAAACGAAAGTAGACGAACTGAAAAAGTTGAAGGATCAATTCGGTACAGTCGGTATGGTCGGGGACGGAATCAATGACGCACCGGCTCTCGCAACGGCCAACGTCGGAATCGCCATGGGAGAAGGAACCGACGTTGCCTTGGAGACAGCCGATGTCGTCTTGATGAAAAACGATCTGACAAGGATTGCCGAAGCCATTAAACTATCGAAAAAAATGAAGCGCATCGTCCAACAAAACGTCGTTTTCTCCATCGCGGTCATCATGCTGTTGATCGCCTCCAACTTCCTGCAGATCCTCGACCTCCCCTATGGAGTCATCGGACATGAAGGAAGTACGATATTGGTTATTTTAAATGGATTACGTTTATTGAAATAA
- a CDS encoding PTS transporter subunit IIBC gives MKNLLSFDFWQKFGKALLVVVAVMPAAGIMISLGKLIAMMGGDITLVQTIARVMEDIGWGVITNLHILFAVAIGGSWAKERAGGAFAALIAFILINRITGAIFGVSGDMLGDPEATVSSLFGQTLVVSDYFTSVLGAPALNMGVFVGIISGFLGANLFNKYYNYSKLPDALSFFNGKRFVPFVVIVGSVIIAVIMSVVWPFIQGLLNDFGQWIATSRNTAPIIAPFVFGALERLLLPFGLHHMLTVPINYTELGGTYTILTGSSAGSTVAGQDPLWLAWIADLNNFLAAGDTASYKQLLNDVTPARFKVGQMILSTAALIGIAYAMYRNVDKDKKKKYKSMFFSAGLAVFLTGVTEPIEFMFMFAAPLLYVVYAIMTGLAFAIVDIVHIRVHSFGSIELLTRVPMIIKAGLWVDLVNFVIACLVFFGLNFAVANFLIKKFNFPTPGRNGNYIEDEASTGGGTVSADSIAPKVVAMLGGKENIVDVDACMTRLRVTVKDTSLVGTEQEWKKNGALGLILKDKGVQAIYGPKADVIKSDIQDLLGA, from the coding sequence ATGAAGAATTTATTGTCATTTGATTTTTGGCAGAAGTTCGGGAAAGCATTGCTTGTGGTCGTGGCCGTCATGCCAGCTGCAGGGATCATGATTTCCCTCGGTAAATTGATTGCCATGATGGGTGGAGACATCACATTAGTGCAAACGATTGCAAGAGTAATGGAAGATATCGGATGGGGAGTCATCACGAATCTTCACATCTTGTTCGCCGTAGCCATCGGGGGTTCATGGGCGAAAGAACGTGCAGGCGGAGCATTCGCTGCCCTGATTGCCTTCATCCTGATTAACCGGATCACAGGAGCGATCTTCGGAGTGAGTGGGGATATGCTCGGTGATCCCGAAGCAACGGTCTCTTCCCTATTCGGACAAACGTTGGTCGTTTCAGATTATTTCACATCGGTACTTGGTGCACCTGCCCTTAATATGGGTGTATTCGTCGGAATCATTTCCGGTTTCCTTGGAGCGAATCTTTTCAACAAGTATTACAACTACAGCAAATTGCCTGATGCCCTTTCCTTCTTTAATGGCAAACGTTTCGTACCATTTGTCGTCATCGTCGGATCGGTCATCATCGCCGTCATCATGTCGGTTGTATGGCCGTTCATTCAAGGTTTACTGAATGACTTCGGTCAGTGGATCGCCACATCACGTAACACTGCGCCGATCATTGCACCTTTCGTATTCGGTGCATTGGAGCGTCTGTTATTGCCATTCGGTCTGCATCATATGCTGACGGTTCCGATCAACTACACGGAACTTGGCGGGACTTACACAATCCTTACGGGTTCAAGTGCAGGATCCACGGTTGCCGGTCAAGATCCATTATGGCTTGCCTGGATCGCTGACTTGAACAACTTCCTGGCAGCAGGAGACACGGCAAGCTACAAACAATTGTTAAACGATGTGACACCGGCACGTTTCAAAGTCGGTCAAATGATTTTATCCACAGCTGCCCTGATCGGGATTGCGTACGCCATGTACCGCAATGTGGATAAAGATAAGAAGAAGAAATACAAATCCATGTTCTTCTCAGCTGGTTTAGCTGTATTCCTGACAGGTGTAACCGAGCCGATCGAATTCATGTTCATGTTCGCTGCCCCGCTTCTCTATGTGGTTTACGCGATCATGACGGGACTTGCATTCGCGATTGTGGATATCGTTCACATCCGCGTTCACTCATTCGGGTCCATCGAGCTTCTCACCCGTGTACCGATGATCATCAAAGCTGGTCTGTGGGTAGATCTTGTAAACTTTGTCATTGCCTGCCTGGTATTCTTTGGTTTGAACTTTGCCGTTGCCAACTTCCTGATCAAAAAGTTCAACTTCCCGACACCGGGTCGTAATGGTAACTATATTGAAGATGAAGCTTCAACAGGCGGAGGTACGGTCAGTGCCGATTCCATCGCTCCGAAAGTCGTTGCCATGCTTGGCGGTAAAGAAAACATCGTGGACGTCGATGCCTGCATGACCCGTCTTCGTGTAACGGTAAAAGACACAAGCCTTGTCGGCACGGAACAGGAATGGAAGAAAAACGGGGCACTCGGCCTCATCCTGAAAGATAAAGGCGTCCAGGCCATTTACGGTCCGAAAGCAGACGTCATCAAGTCAGACATTCAAGACCTGCTGGGAGCGTAA
- a CDS encoding endonuclease/exonuclease/phosphatase family protein, translating into MKLLTLNCHSWQEDNQLGKISILADDIEEKSYDVIALQEVSQLIESEIVHGLVKKDNFALVLLGELEKRGVTDYTLVWDFAHIGYDVYEEGVAILTKHPIVEEHRFFISKSHDQSYWKTRKIVGATISYHGKPLTFYSCHLGWWTDEEEPFKYQVDSLMEQVTPESPFFLMGDFNNNALVRDEGYDYLLSKGLLDTFGVAVERDSGITVRGNIAGWDENTVDLRLDLILSSEKIDVASSRVIFNDGNKPVVSDHFGVEVVLGESN; encoded by the coding sequence ATGAAATTACTGACGCTGAATTGTCACTCCTGGCAGGAAGACAACCAGCTGGGGAAAATCTCGATTCTAGCCGATGACATCGAGGAGAAATCCTACGATGTCATCGCCCTTCAGGAAGTCAGTCAGCTGATCGAAAGCGAAATCGTCCATGGCCTGGTCAAAAAAGACAATTTCGCCCTTGTCCTCCTTGGGGAACTGGAGAAGAGAGGCGTGACAGATTACACACTCGTCTGGGACTTCGCTCATATCGGCTACGATGTCTACGAAGAAGGCGTCGCCATTTTAACGAAGCACCCCATCGTGGAGGAACATCGCTTCTTCATCTCGAAAAGCCATGATCAATCCTATTGGAAAACCCGTAAGATCGTAGGGGCCACCATTTCTTATCATGGAAAGCCCCTTACCTTCTACTCCTGCCACCTCGGCTGGTGGACGGACGAAGAAGAACCATTCAAGTACCAGGTAGACTCCTTAATGGAACAGGTCACCCCGGAATCACCCTTCTTCCTGATGGGCGATTTCAATAACAATGCCCTGGTTCGTGATGAAGGATACGATTATCTCCTTTCCAAAGGACTACTGGATACATTCGGGGTAGCCGTTGAACGGGACAGCGGCATCACCGTCCGGGGAAACATTGCCGGTTGGGATGAGAATACAGTCGATTTGCGGCTCGACCTTATCCTCTCCAGTGAAAAAATAGATGTAGCTTCATCCCGGGTCATCTTTAACGATGGTAATAAACCTGTCGTATCGGACCATTTCGGAGTCGAAGTGGTGTTAGGAGAAAGCAACTGA
- a CDS encoding pyruvate oxidase: MGHKLAGQAAADIMEQWKIKHVFGLPGDSINHFVDVLRSEKEEIEFIQVRHEEVGALAASSYAKLTGNIGVCLSIGGPGAIHLLNGLYDAKADGAPVLVLAGQVATAELGMDSFQEVHLDRVFADVSVYCERVSSPESLPDLMNQAIRTAYAKKGVSVLIIPDDIPGQKIKDSIKDTSSIPAATIAAPLEQDVKTGMEYVHRAQRPVILAGTGSRHAARELEAFADKIAAPVIFTLPAKGIFPDKHPHNLGQLGQIGTKPAYEAMEEADLLIMIGTSFPYRDFLPDDTPAVQIDADPAQIGKRYPVSVGIVGDSNLVLKRWNQQLPVKEDRSFLEECQNNMNNWWKHVEKDEVEATMPMKAPQVIAALQKIADDDAILSVDVGNVTVWTARHFKMTNQKMIISSWMATMGCGLPGAIASGLAEPERQSIAVCGDGGFTMVMHDFVTAVKYKLPIIVVVMNNSKIGMIKYEQESIGHLEYETDLQDIDFAQFAKACGGEGYRVIKHEDLQPAFEMAAKSNKPVIIDCVIEDQPPLPGKINFEQAAGYSKHVMKKFFKKHEAEMPPLRKAMKRLF, from the coding sequence ATGGGACATAAACTCGCAGGGCAGGCAGCTGCCGACATCATGGAACAATGGAAGATCAAGCATGTATTCGGTCTTCCCGGTGATTCCATCAATCACTTTGTCGACGTACTGCGAAGTGAAAAAGAGGAAATTGAGTTCATCCAGGTCAGACATGAGGAAGTCGGGGCACTCGCCGCCTCGTCGTATGCCAAACTCACGGGGAACATCGGGGTATGTTTATCCATTGGCGGACCCGGTGCCATCCACCTGTTAAATGGTTTGTATGACGCTAAAGCCGACGGAGCACCCGTATTGGTTTTGGCCGGACAGGTCGCGACTGCGGAGCTTGGCATGGATTCCTTTCAGGAAGTTCATCTGGACCGGGTGTTTGCTGATGTTTCCGTTTACTGTGAACGGGTCTCATCACCTGAATCACTTCCCGATCTCATGAATCAGGCCATCAGGACCGCTTATGCAAAAAAAGGGGTATCCGTTCTGATCATCCCCGACGACATCCCCGGGCAAAAAATCAAGGACTCCATAAAAGATACATCCAGTATCCCGGCTGCGACCATCGCCGCTCCCCTTGAACAAGATGTGAAAACCGGAATGGAATATGTACATAGGGCACAGCGTCCGGTCATCCTTGCAGGAACGGGATCCAGGCATGCCGCCCGTGAACTTGAGGCTTTCGCCGATAAAATCGCGGCTCCGGTCATCTTTACCCTTCCGGCTAAAGGAATATTTCCTGACAAGCATCCCCATAATCTCGGTCAGCTCGGTCAAATCGGGACGAAACCTGCATATGAAGCCATGGAGGAAGCAGATCTTCTCATCATGATCGGTACGTCGTTCCCTTATCGTGATTTCCTTCCCGATGATACTCCCGCCGTTCAGATCGATGCGGATCCGGCACAAATCGGTAAGAGATACCCCGTTAGCGTCGGGATCGTCGGAGATTCGAACCTTGTGTTGAAACGATGGAATCAACAGCTTCCCGTCAAAGAGGACCGATCCTTTTTGGAAGAATGCCAGAACAATATGAATAACTGGTGGAAGCATGTTGAAAAAGACGAAGTTGAAGCGACGATGCCCATGAAGGCTCCTCAAGTCATTGCGGCCCTGCAGAAGATTGCAGACGACGATGCGATCCTGTCCGTCGATGTCGGCAATGTGACCGTCTGGACCGCCAGACACTTCAAGATGACCAACCAGAAAATGATTATTTCCAGCTGGATGGCGACCATGGGATGCGGTCTTCCCGGGGCGATCGCAAGCGGCCTGGCAGAGCCTGAGCGCCAGTCGATCGCCGTATGCGGAGACGGCGGGTTCACCATGGTGATGCATGATTTCGTCACGGCCGTCAAATACAAGCTGCCGATCATCGTCGTCGTCATGAACAACAGTAAAATCGGCATGATCAAGTATGAACAGGAATCCATCGGCCACCTGGAATATGAAACGGATCTTCAGGACATCGATTTCGCCCAGTTCGCCAAAGCATGCGGAGGGGAAGGCTATCGTGTCATCAAACATGAGGATCTTCAGCCTGCCTTTGAAATGGCAGCGAAATCCAATAAGCCGGTCATCATCGATTGTGTCATCGAAGATCAGCCACCCCTACCCGGTAAGATCAACTTCGAACAGGCAGCCGGTTATTCAAAGCATGTCATGAAGAAATTCTTCAAGAAGCATGAAGCCGAGATGCCACCGTTACGCAAGGCCATGAAACGACTATTTTAA
- a CDS encoding FMN-binding glutamate synthase family protein produces the protein MNSISIIQWILLIIIVLALLIPAALILYLWMTDEKQKEHAVLRNFPVLGKMRYILEKIGPELRQYLFHNDNEGKPFSRLEYTNTVMAGKYKSRMLGFGSERDFEKEGYYIRNTLFPVQRDELRIDNSQKVKTKVYKLDKDNLLSRREHREETEADPFLLKDEDAQVIGQHTCRYPFTVKGLIGQSAMSYGSLGEQAITALSTGLNLASGSWMNTGEGGLSKHHLKGGVDIICQIGPGLFGVRTKDGKFSWEEFKKKSDLKEVKAFELKLAQGAKTRGGHVDGKKVTQEIANIRNVEPWKSIDSPNRFKEFSNNEQMLDFIEQLREVGGKPVGIKLVVGNTDDIESLASYMATSGKHPDFITVDGGEGGTGASYQELAASAGVPIKSALPFLHDTLVKHGVRDKVKIFASGKLLTPDKIAFALALGADFVNIARGLMFSVGCIQAQVCHTNNCPVGVATTDKKLQRALIVEEKSFRVCNYIISLREGLYNLAAAAGIDTPTKFGREHIVFRDEDGRLHPIKPEKALS, from the coding sequence ATGAACAGCATATCCATCATTCAGTGGATTCTCCTTATCATCATCGTACTCGCACTGCTTATCCCTGCTGCCCTTATTCTTTATTTATGGATGACCGATGAAAAACAAAAGGAGCATGCGGTATTGAGGAACTTTCCGGTTCTCGGAAAAATGAGGTACATCCTCGAGAAAATCGGGCCTGAACTGAGACAATACCTCTTTCATAATGACAACGAAGGAAAACCCTTCTCGAGACTTGAATACACGAATACCGTCATGGCGGGTAAATACAAATCCCGGATGCTCGGCTTTGGATCCGAGCGGGACTTCGAAAAGGAAGGCTATTACATACGAAACACCCTTTTCCCTGTCCAACGGGACGAACTCCGCATCGACAACTCACAAAAAGTCAAAACCAAAGTCTACAAACTTGATAAAGACAATCTTCTCAGCCGAAGGGAACACCGTGAAGAAACTGAAGCCGATCCCTTTCTCCTGAAAGACGAAGATGCCCAGGTCATCGGGCAACACACCTGCCGATATCCCTTTACAGTGAAAGGACTCATCGGTCAATCCGCCATGAGCTACGGCTCCCTCGGAGAGCAGGCCATCACGGCTCTATCGACCGGGTTAAACCTTGCGTCCGGTTCATGGATGAACACCGGGGAAGGCGGATTATCCAAGCATCATCTGAAAGGCGGAGTCGACATCATCTGCCAGATCGGCCCTGGCTTATTCGGCGTCAGAACGAAGGACGGCAAATTTTCATGGGAAGAATTCAAGAAAAAGAGTGACCTCAAGGAAGTGAAGGCATTCGAATTGAAACTCGCCCAAGGCGCCAAGACCCGCGGCGGACATGTTGACGGGAAAAAAGTGACACAAGAGATCGCCAACATCCGAAACGTGGAACCATGGAAATCCATCGACAGTCCGAACCGGTTCAAGGAATTCAGCAACAATGAACAGATGCTGGATTTCATCGAACAGCTCAGGGAAGTCGGCGGCAAACCCGTCGGAATCAAACTGGTCGTCGGGAACACGGATGATATCGAAAGCCTCGCTTCCTATATGGCCACGTCAGGAAAACATCCCGACTTCATCACCGTGGACGGGGGAGAAGGAGGAACAGGTGCATCGTATCAGGAACTGGCGGCTTCTGCCGGAGTCCCGATCAAATCCGCCCTTCCCTTCCTTCACGACACCCTGGTGAAACACGGCGTCCGGGACAAAGTGAAAATCTTCGCTTCCGGAAAATTGTTAACACCCGACAAGATTGCCTTTGCACTCGCCCTAGGTGCAGACTTTGTCAACATCGCCCGTGGACTGATGTTCTCCGTAGGCTGCATCCAGGCTCAAGTATGCCACACGAACAACTGTCCCGTCGGCGTTGCCACCACCGACAAGAAGCTGCAGCGGGCATTGATCGTCGAAGAAAAGTCATTTCGCGTCTGCAACTACATCATCTCCCTCCGCGAAGGCCTGTACAACCTGGCCGCTGCCGCAGGGATCGATACACCGACAAAATTCGGGCGTGAGCACATCGTATTCCGGGATGAAGACGGACGATTGCATCCAATCAAACCGGAAAAGGCATTGTCATAA